Proteins from a single region of Mumia flava:
- the pepN gene encoding aminopeptidase N: protein MPGTNLTRAEAAERAALIDVRHYAVELDLTVSETEFASTTVVTFSSREAGASTFADLVDGRDVRAWLNGTELDAAAYADQRLALDGLEADNELRVTARLPYSRTGEGLHRFVDPADGRVYLYTQFEVPDARRVYTTFEQPDLKATFTFTVDAPAGWTVISNAATPEPTEVRSGVERWSFAETKRMSTYITALVAGEYDVVTDAYKGDYEEIPLAILVRRSLREFLDADEILEVTKQGFAFFEDAFAMGYPFGKYDQAFVPEYNMGAMENAGAVTFRDEYIFRSRQTHAAYESRANTILHEMAHMWFGDLVTMKWWDDLWLNESFAEWASHYAEAKATRYTGVWTGFTNQRKNWAYRQDQLPSTHPIAADNYDLHAVEANFDGITYAKGASTLKQLVAWVGEEDFLAGLRAYFTKYAYGNTELADLLAELEEASGRDLHAWAQEWLQTSGVNTLRPAFQVDADGRFTAFAVEQTAAADYPTLRRHRIAIGLYDRTADGLVRRHRVETDITGASTPIPELLGETQPDLVLLNDDDLTYAKIRLDDRSLETLRSSIATIDSSLARALCWGSSWDMLRDAEVGARTFVEIVLAGVGTESDLTAVQSLLRQGLSAVTQYAAPQHRDALASRWETGLRRLLTDAVPGSDHQLALTRGYAAAARSDDAVAMLRGLLDGSLVLDGLTVDTDLRWTLVTALARTGAYGDAEIDAELERDRTIAGQEHAAGARAIRPDADAKAAAWDAVVVRDDLPNETQRSIATSFQVGGQAEVLAPYVARYLETAETVIEKGVWRASTILESMFPRANPSAETLATVDAWLATADIDPTTRRYVSEGRADLARALAAQERDAQG from the coding sequence ATGCCTGGAACGAACCTGACGCGCGCCGAGGCCGCCGAGCGCGCCGCGCTGATCGACGTCCGCCACTACGCCGTCGAGCTGGACCTCACGGTCTCCGAGACCGAGTTCGCCTCGACGACCGTGGTCACGTTCTCCAGCCGCGAAGCGGGCGCGTCGACGTTCGCCGACCTGGTGGACGGGCGGGACGTCCGCGCCTGGCTGAACGGCACGGAGCTCGACGCCGCCGCGTACGCCGATCAACGGCTCGCGCTCGACGGGCTCGAGGCCGACAACGAGCTGCGCGTCACCGCGCGACTGCCGTACTCGCGCACGGGCGAGGGCCTGCACCGGTTCGTCGATCCCGCCGACGGGCGCGTCTACCTCTACACGCAGTTCGAGGTCCCCGACGCTCGACGCGTCTACACGACCTTCGAGCAGCCGGACCTCAAGGCGACCTTCACCTTCACCGTCGACGCCCCGGCCGGCTGGACCGTCATCTCGAACGCCGCCACCCCGGAGCCGACCGAGGTCCGCTCGGGCGTCGAGCGTTGGTCGTTCGCCGAGACCAAGCGGATGTCGACCTACATCACGGCCCTCGTCGCCGGTGAGTACGACGTCGTCACCGACGCCTACAAGGGTGACTACGAGGAGATCCCGCTCGCGATCCTCGTGCGTCGCTCCCTGCGGGAGTTCCTCGACGCCGACGAGATCCTCGAGGTCACCAAGCAGGGCTTCGCGTTCTTCGAGGACGCGTTCGCCATGGGCTACCCGTTCGGGAAGTACGACCAGGCGTTCGTGCCGGAGTACAACATGGGCGCGATGGAGAACGCCGGCGCGGTGACGTTCCGCGACGAGTACATCTTCCGCAGCCGCCAGACCCACGCGGCCTACGAGTCGCGCGCCAACACGATCCTGCACGAGATGGCGCACATGTGGTTCGGCGACCTCGTCACGATGAAGTGGTGGGACGACCTGTGGCTGAACGAGTCGTTCGCCGAGTGGGCGTCGCACTACGCCGAGGCGAAGGCGACGCGGTACACCGGCGTCTGGACCGGCTTCACGAACCAGCGCAAGAACTGGGCGTACCGCCAGGACCAGCTGCCCTCGACGCACCCGATCGCCGCGGACAACTACGACCTGCACGCGGTCGAGGCCAACTTCGACGGCATCACCTACGCCAAGGGCGCCTCGACGCTCAAGCAGCTCGTCGCCTGGGTCGGCGAGGAGGACTTCCTCGCCGGGTTGCGGGCCTACTTCACGAAGTACGCCTACGGCAACACCGAGCTCGCCGACCTGCTCGCCGAGCTCGAGGAGGCCTCCGGGCGCGATCTGCACGCGTGGGCCCAGGAGTGGCTCCAGACGTCCGGCGTCAACACGCTGCGGCCGGCCTTCCAGGTCGACGCCGACGGCCGTTTCACCGCGTTCGCGGTCGAGCAGACCGCCGCGGCCGACTACCCGACGCTGCGCCGCCACCGGATCGCGATCGGCCTGTACGACCGCACGGCCGACGGGCTCGTCCGCCGGCACCGCGTCGAGACCGACATCACCGGCGCCTCCACGCCGATCCCCGAGCTCCTCGGCGAGACCCAGCCGGACCTCGTCCTGCTGAACGACGACGACCTCACGTACGCCAAGATCCGGCTCGACGACCGGTCGCTGGAGACGTTGCGGTCCTCGATCGCCACGATCGACTCCTCGCTCGCCCGGGCGCTGTGCTGGGGCTCGAGCTGGGACATGCTCCGCGACGCCGAGGTCGGCGCCCGCACGTTCGTGGAGATCGTCCTGGCCGGGGTCGGCACCGAGTCCGACCTCACCGCGGTGCAGTCGCTGCTGCGTCAGGGGCTCTCGGCCGTCACGCAGTACGCCGCGCCGCAGCACCGCGACGCGCTGGCCTCGCGCTGGGAGACCGGGCTGCGCCGGCTGCTGACCGACGCCGTACCGGGCTCGGACCACCAGCTCGCGCTGACGCGCGGGTACGCCGCGGCGGCGCGATCCGACGACGCCGTCGCGATGCTGCGCGGGCTGCTCGACGGGTCGCTCGTCCTCGACGGCCTCACCGTCGACACGGACCTGCGCTGGACGCTCGTCACCGCGCTGGCGCGGACCGGCGCGTACGGCGACGCCGAGATCGACGCCGAGCTCGAGCGGGACCGGACGATCGCGGGTCAGGAGCACGCGGCGGGGGCCCGGGCGATCCGCCCGGACGCCGACGCGAAGGCCGCGGCGTGGGACGCGGTCGTCGTGCGCGACGACCTTCCGAACGAGACCCAGCGCAGCATCGCCACGTCGTTCCAGGTCGGCGGGCAGGCCGAGGTGCTCGCACCGTACGTCGCCCGCTACCTCGAGACCGCCGAGACCGTGATCGAGAAGGGCGTGTGGCGCGCGTCGACCATCCTCGAGTCGATGTTCCCGCGGGCCAACCCGAGCGCCGAGACGCTCGCGACGGTCGACGCGTGGCTGGCCACGGCGGACATCGACCCGACCACGCGGCGCTACGTCAGCGAAGGGCGTGCCGACCTGGCCCGCGCTCTGGCCGCGCAGGAGCGCGACGCGCAGGGCTGA
- a CDS encoding 5-oxoprolinase subunit B family protein, with translation MSVRAQRVVAYGDRAVLVELAGPDEVVAWTAALRAGPPGWLADLVPAARTVLVVGDGSLPVPQLAERVARIEADADAGGTSEGREVRIEVRYDGPDLAEVARATGLDEAAVVRAHTAGPWRVAFGGFAPGFAYLVGGDPRLRVGRRDAPRPRVPAGAVGLAGAYTGVYPRESPGGWQLIGHTDAALWDVRSDPPALLAPGDRVHFVEIG, from the coding sequence GTGAGCGTTCGTGCGCAGCGCGTCGTCGCGTACGGGGACCGGGCGGTGCTGGTCGAGCTCGCGGGCCCCGACGAGGTGGTCGCGTGGACTGCGGCGCTGCGGGCCGGGCCGCCGGGCTGGCTCGCCGACCTCGTACCCGCGGCACGGACGGTGCTGGTCGTCGGGGACGGTTCGCTCCCGGTGCCGCAGCTGGCCGAGCGGGTCGCCCGGATCGAGGCGGACGCCGACGCCGGCGGCACGAGCGAGGGTCGCGAGGTCCGCATCGAGGTCCGCTACGACGGCCCCGACCTCGCGGAGGTGGCGCGGGCGACCGGTCTGGACGAGGCCGCGGTGGTCCGGGCGCACACGGCTGGTCCGTGGAGGGTCGCGTTCGGCGGGTTCGCGCCCGGGTTCGCCTACCTCGTCGGAGGAGACCCGCGGCTGCGGGTCGGGCGTCGCGACGCGCCCCGCCCTCGTGTCCCCGCCGGCGCCGTCGGGCTCGCCGGCGCGTACACCGGGGTCTACCCGCGCGAGTCCCCGGGCGGCTGGCAGCTGATCGGGCACACCGACGCGGCGCTGTGGGACGTACGCTCCGACCCGCCGGCGCTGCTCGCCCCGGGCGACCGGGTGCACTTCGTGGAGATCGGATGA
- a CDS encoding SDR family NAD(P)-dependent oxidoreductase has product MDLATTAAVVTGGASGLGAATAAALAARGATVYALDLAGAIEQVSTGDGGGSTGDITYVATDVTDAASVRSAITAAASGDAPLRTVVSCAGIGPSARILSRRGVHDLDLYAKVVQVNLVGTFNVLAVASEAIARTEPDADGQRGVVVNTASIAAYDGQVGQAAYASSKGGIVGLTLPAARDLAQYGIRVCAIAPGIVDTPMLATVSDEFRAGLAAGVPFPQRLAKPSEFADLVTMIVEHDYLNGEVIRMDGALRMAPR; this is encoded by the coding sequence ATGGACCTCGCCACCACCGCCGCCGTCGTCACCGGAGGCGCCTCCGGTCTCGGAGCCGCGACCGCTGCCGCCCTGGCCGCACGCGGCGCGACCGTGTACGCGCTCGACCTCGCCGGCGCGATCGAGCAGGTCTCGACCGGCGACGGGGGCGGCTCGACCGGCGACATCACCTACGTCGCGACCGACGTCACCGATGCTGCATCGGTCCGCAGCGCCATCACCGCGGCCGCCTCCGGCGACGCCCCTCTGCGTACGGTCGTCAGCTGCGCGGGGATCGGCCCGTCGGCTCGGATCCTGTCGCGGCGCGGCGTCCACGACCTCGACCTGTACGCGAAGGTCGTCCAGGTCAACCTCGTCGGCACCTTCAACGTGCTCGCGGTGGCCTCGGAGGCGATCGCCCGGACCGAGCCGGACGCGGACGGGCAGCGCGGCGTGGTCGTGAACACCGCCTCCATCGCGGCGTACGACGGCCAGGTCGGCCAGGCCGCGTACGCGTCGTCGAAGGGCGGGATCGTCGGCCTCACCCTCCCGGCGGCGCGCGACCTCGCGCAGTACGGGATCCGGGTCTGCGCGATCGCGCCCGGGATCGTCGACACCCCGATGCTCGCCACGGTCTCGGACGAGTTCCGCGCCGGACTCGCTGCCGGCGTGCCGTTCCCGCAGCGGCTCGCGAAGCCGTCGGAGTTCGCGGACCTCGTCACGATGATCGTCGAGCACGACTACCTCAACGGCGAGGTGATCCGGATGGACGGCGCCCTGCGCATGGCGCCCCGCTGA
- a CDS encoding biotin-dependent carboxyltransferase family protein has product MSFALEVLAVRGPVLVTDPGRPGLASIGVGPSGPADRGAYAAANRLLGNDPSAPALEVTMGGLVVRADRGLWIAVCGAEGDVVVDGTEHPVGIALPVRDGSTVEIATPRRGARSYLAVRGGLDVAPVLGSAAYDTLGEVGPRPLRAGDRLAVGPGGAPLPGVDSPVPPHVPTEPVVLRVVRGPRDDALEDPEALIGTRWTVAPDSDRVGVRLDGPPLAAAGERVGSGESEGVLRGAVQLPPSGLPVVFGVDHPVTGGYPVVAVVVDADADVLGQLRPGEQVRLAWA; this is encoded by the coding sequence ATGAGCTTCGCGCTGGAGGTGCTCGCCGTCCGGGGGCCGGTGCTGGTGACGGACCCGGGACGCCCGGGCCTGGCGTCGATCGGCGTGGGCCCGTCCGGCCCTGCCGACCGTGGGGCGTACGCTGCCGCGAACCGGCTCCTCGGGAACGATCCCTCCGCCCCGGCGCTGGAGGTGACGATGGGCGGGCTCGTGGTGCGTGCCGACCGCGGCCTCTGGATCGCGGTGTGCGGTGCCGAGGGCGACGTCGTCGTCGACGGCACCGAGCACCCGGTCGGGATCGCGCTCCCCGTGCGCGACGGCAGCACGGTCGAGATCGCGACTCCTCGTCGCGGTGCCCGCAGCTATCTCGCGGTGCGCGGCGGGCTGGACGTGGCGCCGGTGCTCGGCTCCGCCGCGTACGACACGCTCGGCGAGGTCGGGCCGCGCCCGCTCCGCGCCGGGGACCGGCTCGCGGTCGGGCCCGGCGGTGCGCCGTTGCCGGGCGTCGACTCCCCGGTGCCCCCGCACGTCCCGACCGAGCCGGTGGTCCTGCGCGTGGTCCGCGGGCCGCGCGACGACGCCCTGGAGGACCCCGAGGCCCTGATCGGAACCCGGTGGACGGTCGCGCCGGACAGCGACCGCGTGGGCGTGCGGCTCGACGGCCCACCGCTGGCCGCGGCCGGCGAGCGCGTCGGGTCAGGGGAGAGCGAGGGCGTGCTGCGTGGCGCGGTCCAGCTCCCGCCCTCCGGACTCCCGGTCGTCTTCGGGGTCGACCATCCCGTGACCGGCGGTTACCCCGTCGTCGCGGTCGTCGTCGACGCGGACGCCGACGTCCTCGGGCAGCTGCGCCCCGGGGAGCAGGTCCGGCTGGCGTGGGCCTGA
- a CDS encoding PH domain-containing protein, whose translation MLSLLLRLVPDRDLGRHLLLDEGERVKDVVRHHWIVFVVPYLLVACGFVVFVLGFFGPIQVGWLLFIAGIGLGAWGVYRAAYQHLDVFVITNFRVLKIRGVFEVKIATMPMARILDVTVDRPFIGRLLGFGHFIFESAAQSQGLRDIRFISDPYGRDREIQRALQEAGLRGPAPR comes from the coding sequence GTGCTGAGTCTGCTCCTGCGTCTGGTCCCCGACCGGGACCTGGGCCGCCACCTCCTCCTCGACGAGGGGGAGCGGGTCAAGGACGTGGTGCGCCACCACTGGATCGTGTTCGTGGTCCCGTACCTGCTGGTCGCGTGCGGGTTCGTCGTCTTCGTGCTGGGGTTCTTCGGCCCGATCCAGGTCGGGTGGCTGCTGTTCATCGCCGGGATCGGCCTCGGGGCGTGGGGTGTCTACCGGGCGGCCTACCAGCACCTCGACGTCTTCGTGATCACGAACTTCCGCGTGCTGAAGATCCGCGGGGTCTTCGAGGTCAAGATCGCGACGATGCCGATGGCCCGAATCCTCGACGTCACCGTCGACCGACCCTTCATCGGTCGCCTGCTCGGCTTCGGTCACTTCATCTTCGAGTCGGCGGCGCAGTCCCAGGGCCTGCGGGACATCCGCTTCATCTCCGACCCGTACGGTCGCGATCGCGAGATCCAGCGCGCGCTCCAGGAGGCCGGCCTGCGCGGTCCCGCCCCCCGCTGA
- the meaB gene encoding methylmalonyl Co-A mutase-associated GTPase MeaB, with translation MPRRTVAVDELVRSARDGDPRAVARLISLVEDDAATLPELSAALTPYVGGAQVVGLTGSPGVGKSTSTAALVGALRAEDLRVGVLAVDPTSPFSGGALLGDRIRMSEHATDPGVFIRSMATRGHLGGLSVAAPLALRVLDAAGCDVILVETVGVGQSEVEVAGLADTTVVLLAPGMGDGIQAAKAGILEIGDVYVVNKADRDGARQVRRELRAMLSLAERGEGAWKPPILLTVAYRGEGVEEVVAAIRDHRRCADDSGDLDRRRLRRARDEIEAIAAARLRARFASLHGDGRLDGLAADVVASRTDPYAAAEAVVAAL, from the coding sequence ATGCCACGCCGTACGGTCGCCGTCGACGAGCTGGTCCGCTCGGCTCGCGACGGCGACCCGCGCGCGGTCGCACGGCTGATCTCGCTCGTCGAGGACGACGCGGCCACGCTGCCGGAGCTGAGCGCCGCGCTCACGCCGTACGTCGGGGGTGCGCAGGTCGTCGGGCTGACCGGCTCGCCCGGGGTCGGGAAGTCGACCTCGACGGCGGCCCTCGTCGGTGCGCTGCGGGCGGAGGACCTGCGGGTCGGCGTGCTCGCGGTCGACCCGACCTCGCCGTTCTCCGGCGGGGCGCTGCTCGGCGACCGGATCCGGATGTCCGAGCACGCGACCGATCCCGGGGTGTTCATCCGTTCGATGGCGACCCGGGGCCATCTCGGAGGGCTCTCGGTCGCGGCGCCGCTCGCGCTGCGGGTGCTCGACGCGGCCGGCTGCGACGTGATCCTGGTCGAGACCGTCGGCGTGGGGCAGTCCGAGGTCGAGGTCGCCGGGCTCGCCGACACCACGGTCGTGCTGCTGGCCCCGGGGATGGGCGACGGGATCCAGGCGGCCAAGGCCGGCATCCTCGAGATCGGCGACGTCTACGTCGTCAACAAGGCCGACCGTGACGGCGCCCGCCAGGTCCGCAGGGAGCTGCGCGCGATGCTGTCGTTGGCGGAGCGCGGCGAGGGTGCCTGGAAGCCGCCGATCCTGCTGACCGTCGCGTACCGCGGCGAGGGCGTCGAGGAGGTGGTCGCGGCGATCCGCGACCACCGTCGCTGCGCCGACGACTCCGGCGACCTCGACCGTCGTCGGCTGCGCCGCGCGCGCGACGAGATCGAGGCGATCGCGGCGGCGCGGCTGCGGGCACGGTTCGCCTCGCTGCACGGGGACGGCCGCCTCGACGGGCTCGCGGCCGACGTCGTCGCGTCGCGCACGGACCCGTACGCGGCGGCCGAGGCGGTCGTCGCGGCGCTCTGA
- a CDS encoding LamB/YcsF family protein, translating into MHVDLNSDVGESYGRWTLGDDDAVLRVVTSANVACGFHAGDPSVLRATCRSAVQQAVVIGAQVGYGDLAGFGRRFVDVAPADLEADVIYQIGGLDAIARTVGGRVRYVKPHGALYHATVDHAGQAEAVVRAVATLDRGLPVLGPPGSMLLEAARAAGLRTVAEAFADRGYRSDGRLVPRGEPGAVLSDPETVARRAVRMVTEGRVEAVDGSDVDVAAGSLCLHGDTPDAVGLATAVAGALTGAGVELRAFG; encoded by the coding sequence GTGCACGTCGACCTGAACAGCGACGTCGGGGAGTCGTACGGTCGGTGGACCCTGGGCGACGACGACGCGGTCCTGCGGGTGGTCACCAGCGCGAACGTCGCGTGCGGGTTCCACGCGGGCGACCCGTCGGTGCTGCGCGCCACCTGCCGCTCGGCGGTGCAGCAGGCGGTGGTGATCGGTGCGCAGGTCGGGTACGGCGACCTAGCCGGGTTCGGCCGACGTTTCGTGGACGTGGCGCCGGCGGACCTCGAGGCCGACGTGATCTACCAGATCGGGGGGCTGGACGCGATCGCGCGGACGGTCGGCGGCCGGGTCCGCTACGTCAAGCCGCACGGGGCGCTCTACCACGCGACCGTCGACCACGCGGGACAGGCCGAGGCGGTCGTCCGCGCGGTGGCGACGCTCGACCGCGGCCTCCCGGTCCTCGGTCCGCCCGGCTCGATGCTGCTGGAGGCCGCGCGCGCCGCCGGCCTGCGGACCGTGGCGGAGGCGTTCGCGGACCGCGGCTACCGCTCGGACGGTCGTCTGGTGCCCCGCGGTGAGCCCGGAGCGGTGCTCTCCGACCCCGAGACGGTCGCGCGCCGCGCCGTGCGCATGGTCACCGAGGGACGTGTCGAGGCGGTCGACGGGAGCGACGTCGACGTGGCCGCGGGATCGCTGTGCCTGCACGGCGACACCCCGGACGCCGTCGGGCTCGCGACGGCCGTGGCCGGCGCGCTCACCGGCGCCGGCGTCGAGCTGCGTGCGTTCGGGTGA
- the mce gene encoding methylmalonyl-CoA epimerase produces MVPAHLLIAIDHVGIAVPDLDEALEFYANVFGLHSVHEEINEEQGVREAMLAVGDTDQRIQLLAPLSDASTIAKFLTRNGPGIQQLAYRVSDIDAASATLRDRGVRLLYDEPRRGTSDSRVNFVHPKDAGGVLVELVEPAADAAH; encoded by the coding sequence ATGGTTCCCGCTCATCTGCTCATCGCCATCGACCACGTCGGCATCGCGGTGCCCGACCTCGACGAGGCGCTGGAGTTCTACGCCAACGTCTTCGGTCTGCACTCCGTGCACGAGGAGATCAACGAGGAGCAGGGGGTGCGCGAGGCGATGCTCGCCGTCGGCGACACCGACCAGCGGATCCAGCTGCTCGCGCCGCTGTCCGACGCCTCCACGATCGCGAAGTTCCTGACCCGCAACGGTCCGGGCATCCAGCAGCTCGCGTACCGCGTGAGCGACATCGACGCGGCGAGCGCGACCCTGCGCGACCGGGGCGTGCGCCTGCTGTACGACGAGCCGCGCCGCGGGACCTCGGACAGCCGCGTCAACTTCGTGCACCCCAAGGACGCGGGCGGCGTCCTCGTCGAGCTGGTCGAGCCGGCCGCCGACGCCGCGCACTGA
- a CDS encoding acetyl-CoA C-acetyltransferase, translating to MSSRQSVIVAGARTPIGRLLGGLKTLSAADLGGIAIEGALEKAGVSGDQVEYVIMGQVLGAGAGQVPARQAAAKGGIPLDVPAITINKVCLSGLNAIATADQLIRAGEYDVVVAGGQESMTRAPHLLTGSREGFKYGKTTMLDHMEYDGLWDSLTDQAMGALTEARNADVDDLTREEQDAFGARSHQLAAAAQKNGVFDDEIVPVEVAGRRETVTVGADEGVRGDTTAESLARLRPAFSKTGTITAGTASQISDGACAVVVMAKEKAEELGLTWIAEIGSAATVAGPDSTLQMQPANAIVKACAKEGIDPADLDLVEINEAFAAVGIASQRSLGIAEDKVNVNGGAISLGHPIGMSGARVVLHLALELGRRGGGVGAAALCGGGGQGDALIVRVPQR from the coding sequence ATGTCCTCTCGTCAGTCCGTCATCGTCGCCGGCGCCCGGACGCCCATCGGTCGTCTGCTCGGCGGTCTCAAGACGCTCTCCGCGGCCGACCTCGGCGGCATCGCCATCGAGGGCGCCCTGGAGAAGGCCGGCGTGTCCGGCGACCAGGTCGAGTACGTGATCATGGGCCAGGTGCTCGGGGCCGGGGCCGGCCAGGTCCCCGCCCGTCAGGCGGCGGCCAAGGGCGGGATCCCGCTCGACGTCCCGGCGATCACGATCAACAAGGTCTGCCTGTCCGGCCTGAACGCGATCGCGACCGCGGACCAGCTGATCCGCGCCGGCGAGTACGACGTCGTGGTCGCCGGCGGGCAGGAGTCGATGACCCGCGCGCCGCACCTGCTCACGGGGTCGCGCGAGGGCTTCAAGTACGGCAAGACCACGATGCTCGACCACATGGAGTACGACGGGCTCTGGGACTCGCTCACCGACCAGGCGATGGGTGCGCTGACCGAGGCGCGCAACGCCGACGTGGACGACCTGACCCGCGAGGAGCAGGACGCGTTCGGTGCCCGTTCGCACCAGCTCGCCGCGGCCGCGCAGAAGAACGGCGTGTTCGACGACGAGATCGTCCCGGTGGAGGTCGCCGGTCGTCGCGAGACCGTGACGGTCGGCGCCGACGAGGGCGTCCGCGGCGACACCACCGCGGAGTCGCTCGCGCGGCTGCGCCCCGCGTTCTCCAAGACCGGCACCATCACCGCCGGGACCGCGTCGCAGATCTCCGACGGCGCCTGCGCGGTCGTCGTGATGGCGAAGGAGAAGGCCGAGGAGCTCGGCCTGACCTGGATCGCCGAGATCGGGTCCGCCGCGACCGTCGCCGGGCCCGACTCGACGCTGCAGATGCAGCCGGCGAACGCCATCGTCAAGGCCTGCGCGAAGGAGGGCATCGACCCCGCCGACCTCGATCTGGTCGAGATCAACGAGGCGTTCGCCGCTGTCGGCATCGCCAGCCAGCGCTCGCTCGGCATCGCCGAGGACAAGGTCAACGTCAACGGCGGTGCGATCTCGCTGGGCCACCCGATCGGGATGAGCGGCGCCCGCGTCGTGCTGCACCTCGCGCTCGAGCTCGGGCGGCGCGGCGGCGGCGTCGGCGCGGCCGCGCTGTGCGGAGGCGGCGGCCAGGGCGACGCCCTGATCGTCCGCGTGCCGCAGCGCTGA
- a CDS encoding acyl-CoA dehydrogenase family protein — translation MPVERLMPTEESADLIALTRAIVDKDLRPRVDEAERTATFPRDVFRTLGRTGLLGLPYPETYGGGGQPYEVYLQVLEEIASAWASVGVGTSVHALSCFGLFTAGSEEQKQRWLPDMLGGELLGAYCLSEAHAGSDPAAMRTRAVRQGDEYVINGAKAWTTHGGEADFYTVMARTSDAGGRGISCFLVPADTPGLSADNPEDKMGLMGSTTATMLFEDVRVPAERRLGDEGQGLPIALAGLDAGRLGIAAVATGVAQGALDVAVAYAKDRESFGRPIIDHQGLAFVLADMAAAVESARATYLAAARLKDAGRPYGRQASIAKLVATDNAMKVTTDAVQVLGGAGYTKDFPVERYMREVKVMQIFEGTNQIQRLVIGRDLAR, via the coding sequence ATGCCCGTCGAACGCCTGATGCCCACCGAGGAGTCCGCCGACCTGATCGCGCTGACCCGCGCGATCGTGGACAAGGACCTCCGTCCACGCGTCGACGAGGCGGAACGGACGGCCACCTTCCCGCGCGACGTCTTCCGCACGCTCGGCCGTACGGGCCTGCTCGGGCTCCCCTACCCCGAGACGTACGGGGGCGGCGGCCAGCCGTACGAGGTGTACCTCCAGGTGCTGGAGGAGATCGCCTCCGCGTGGGCGTCGGTCGGGGTCGGCACCAGCGTGCACGCGCTGTCGTGCTTCGGTCTGTTCACCGCGGGCTCCGAGGAGCAGAAGCAGCGGTGGCTCCCCGACATGCTCGGCGGCGAGCTGCTCGGTGCGTACTGCCTGTCCGAGGCGCACGCCGGGTCCGACCCCGCGGCCATGCGGACGCGCGCGGTCCGGCAGGGCGACGAGTACGTGATCAACGGCGCGAAGGCGTGGACCACCCACGGCGGCGAGGCCGACTTCTACACGGTGATGGCCCGCACGTCGGATGCGGGCGGCCGCGGGATCTCGTGCTTCCTGGTGCCCGCGGACACGCCCGGTCTGAGCGCCGACAACCCCGAGGACAAGATGGGGCTGATGGGCTCCACGACCGCGACGATGCTCTTCGAGGACGTGCGGGTGCCGGCCGAGCGCCGTCTCGGCGACGAGGGGCAGGGCCTGCCGATCGCGCTCGCCGGGCTCGATGCGGGGCGGCTCGGGATCGCGGCGGTCGCCACCGGTGTCGCGCAGGGCGCGCTCGACGTCGCCGTGGCGTACGCGAAGGACCGCGAGTCGTTCGGGCGGCCGATCATCGACCACCAGGGCCTCGCGTTCGTGCTCGCCGACATGGCGGCCGCGGTCGAGTCCGCCCGCGCCACCTACCTCGCCGCCGCACGGCTCAAGGACGCCGGCCGGCCGTACGGGCGCCAGGCCTCGATCGCCAAGCTCGTCGCGACCGACAACGCGATGAAGGTGACCACCGACGCCGTCCAGGTGCTCGGCGGCGCCGGCTACACGAAGGACTTCCCCGTCGAGCGCTACATGCGCGAGGTGAAGGTCATGCAGATCTTCGAGGGGACCAACCAGATCCAGCGACTCGTGATCGGCCGCGACCTCGCCCGCTGA